From a region of the Hymenobacter sp. GOD-10R genome:
- a CDS encoding glycoside hydrolase family 97 protein — protein MIFNLLFTPNASSWLGKRLLLVAACLAVDSAAYAHASLPTVAETTVHSPDGKVAVTVYQRETAPGKRQLYYHVEYDKLPVVLESALSVDVDNHLLELAMAYPVGKSAHWSETLTVKRTTVTRRDTAWTPLYGERSQIPDHYEQAELEMEKADNDKYRVNLQVRAYNEGVAFRYYFPEHTGGMYFHITAENDEFTLPEGTKAYFTNWAQGPYQALPLKDWPDQSERPLTLALPNGLYASLCEASLTDYTRTKFALSPTKPNTIITALYGAVDALPPVRTPWRAILVGRRPGQLLENNYLLLNLNEPSKLKDTSWIKPGKIMRDIVQSTDNALACIDFAAAHQMQYILFDSKWYGPEYLTASDATKVKAGLDMPAIIKYGQEKGVGVWLYVNQKALARQLDEILPLYKKWGVVGVKYGFVQVGSQGWTKWLTEAVRKAADNGLLVNIHDEYRPTGTSRTYPNLLNQEGIRGNEEFPDATHNVTLPFTRYLAGAADYTICYYDKRLKTTHAHQLAMGAVYYAPLQTLFWYDKPSAYQDEPEVEFFEKVPTTWDETRVVQGEIGQYITVARRKGRDWFVGTLTNNDGRTLKLPLNFLPKGQQYSASIYSDDPSVNTRTHVAIKRVKVKASQTLDVKLLPSGGQAIWLTPSK, from the coding sequence ATGATTTTCAACCTGCTTTTCACTCCTAACGCTAGCTCTTGGCTAGGGAAAAGGCTGCTACTCGTGGCTGCCTGTCTCGCTGTTGATTCCGCTGCTTACGCGCATGCTAGCTTGCCAACGGTCGCCGAAACCACCGTGCATTCGCCCGATGGTAAAGTGGCCGTGACGGTGTATCAGCGCGAAACGGCGCCTGGTAAGCGCCAGCTCTACTACCATGTAGAATACGATAAGCTGCCCGTGGTGCTGGAGTCGGCCCTCTCTGTCGACGTCGACAACCATTTGCTGGAGCTGGCCATGGCTTATCCGGTGGGCAAAAGCGCGCATTGGAGCGAGACCCTGACGGTGAAGCGCACCACTGTCACCCGCCGCGACACTGCCTGGACGCCTCTCTACGGCGAGCGGAGCCAGATTCCGGACCACTACGAGCAGGCCGAGTTAGAAATGGAAAAGGCCGACAACGACAAGTACCGCGTGAACCTGCAAGTACGCGCTTACAATGAGGGCGTGGCCTTCCGCTACTATTTCCCCGAGCATACCGGGGGCATGTACTTCCACATCACGGCCGAAAACGACGAATTTACGCTGCCCGAAGGCACCAAAGCCTACTTCACCAATTGGGCCCAAGGGCCGTACCAGGCGCTGCCGCTCAAAGACTGGCCCGACCAGAGCGAACGGCCCCTCACGCTCGCCTTGCCCAACGGCCTCTACGCTAGCCTCTGCGAAGCTAGCCTCACCGACTACACCCGCACCAAGTTCGCCCTCAGCCCCACCAAGCCCAACACGATTATCACGGCCCTCTATGGCGCGGTGGATGCCCTGCCGCCTGTGCGCACGCCCTGGCGCGCCATCCTGGTTGGCCGGCGGCCGGGGCAATTGCTCGAAAACAACTACCTGCTGCTGAACCTGAACGAGCCCAGTAAGCTCAAGGATACCAGTTGGATCAAGCCCGGCAAAATCATGCGCGACATCGTGCAGAGCACCGATAACGCCCTCGCCTGCATCGATTTTGCTGCTGCGCACCAGATGCAGTACATCCTGTTCGACTCGAAATGGTACGGCCCGGAATACCTCACGGCCTCCGATGCTACCAAGGTGAAGGCTGGGCTGGATATGCCGGCCATTATTAAATACGGTCAGGAAAAGGGCGTGGGCGTGTGGCTCTACGTCAACCAGAAAGCCCTGGCCCGCCAACTCGACGAGATTCTGCCGCTCTATAAAAAGTGGGGCGTGGTGGGCGTGAAATACGGCTTCGTGCAGGTCGGCTCGCAGGGCTGGACCAAGTGGCTGACCGAAGCCGTACGCAAAGCCGCCGATAACGGCCTGCTGGTGAACATCCACGACGAGTACCGCCCCACCGGCACCAGCCGTACCTACCCCAACCTGCTCAACCAGGAGGGGATTCGGGGCAACGAGGAGTTTCCCGACGCCACCCACAACGTGACGCTGCCCTTCACGCGCTACCTAGCCGGCGCGGCCGATTACACCATCTGCTACTACGACAAGCGCCTCAAAACCACCCACGCCCACCAGCTGGCCATGGGCGCGGTGTACTACGCGCCCCTCCAAACTCTGTTTTGGTACGACAAGCCCAGCGCCTACCAGGACGAGCCGGAGGTGGAGTTCTTCGAAAAAGTGCCTACCACCTGGGACGAAACCCGCGTGGTGCAGGGCGAAATCGGGCAGTACATCACCGTGGCCCGGCGCAAGGGCCGGGACTGGTTCGTGGGCACGCTCACGAATAACGACGGGCGCACGCTGAAGCTGCCGCTCAACTTTTTGCCCAAAGGCCAGCAGTACTCCGCCTCCATCTACTCAGACGACCCGTCGGTGAACACCCGCACGCATGTGGCCATCAAGCGCGTGAAAGTGAAGGCCAGCCAGACGCTCGACGTGAAGCTGCTGCCTTCGGGTGGGCAAGCTATTTGGCTCACTCCTAGCAAGTAA